The Lewinellaceae bacterium DNA window ACGGCCATTCAAGCCGGTGCACAGGCAATCGTCTGTCAGCGGCTGCCTGAAAAACCGGAAGATAATGTAACCTACATCCAAGTGGAGAATGTGCCGCAAACGTTGGGGCACATCAATCAAAAGTTCTTTGACAACCCTTCCAGGAAAACCAACCTGGTAGGTGTGACCGGTACCAATGGAAAAACAACCATAGCCACCTTGCTCTACCAGCTTTTCATCAGGCTGGGATACAAAGCCGGACTGATCTCTACCATTGAGATCCGGGTCGGTGAGCGCAAGGAAGAGGCTTCACATACCACACCGGACAACATCACCTTAAACCAACTATTGGCCAAGATGGTGGATGAAGGATGTGACTATGTGTTCATGGAAGTAAGTTCACATGCACTGGAACAGCAGCGGGTCGCGGGATTGCATTATGTGGGGGCTATATTTACAAACCTCACGCATGATCATCTCGATTACCACGGAACATTCAAGGTATATCTGACTGCAAAGAAGAAGTTGTTTGATGCGCTGGAAAAGGATGCTTTTGCATTGATCAATATCGATGACAAGCATGGTACGGTGATGGTGCAGAATACCAGGGCCAGAATCCTGAAGTATTCACTCTTACGGCCAGCGGACATCAAAGGCAAGATCATCCAGAACAGCATCGAAGGATTGCAGTTGCAGATCAACCGGAGAAACGTATTTACCCGGCTTACGGGCAGATACAATGCTTCGAACCTGCTTGCCGTCTACGGGGCTGCCATTGAATTGGGACAGGGTGTTGATGAGGTGTTGACAGCCATCAGTGCGTTGAACCCCGCGAGAGGTCGTTTTGAAGTCGTTCTGGACCCTTCTCATGGTAAAACAGCAGTTGTGGATTATGCCCATACCCCGGATGCTCTGGAGAAGGTTCTCCAGGCTATGCGGGAAGTGAGACAGCCGGGAGGAAAGATCATTACGGTCGTAGGTTGCGGGGGCAATCGCGATAAAGCGAAACGTCCGGTGATGGCGAAAGTAAGTGCCATGCTCAGTGATCAGGTCGTATTGACATCGGACAATCCTCGCGACGAAGACCCGGATGCCATTCTGGCGGATATGTGGGCAGGGCTTGAAGAAGGTACACGGCAAGGGATATTCCGGATAACCGACCGGCACGAAGCCATCCGCATTGCCTGGCAATTAGCTCAGGCAGGGGACATCGTTCTGGTCGCCGGCAAGGGTCACGAAACCTATCAGGAAATCAAAGGGAAGCGGTATCCATTTGATGATAAAGCGGAAATACAAGCCTTGATAAGTCAGGCTTAAAAATATAGGTTCTATTATCATTCTCAGGTTGGTTTTACAGTTGCAGACGGCCGGCTAACGAGCTGGCCGCTGCCACTGATTTTTGGAATGTAAGAGAAAAAAGGATTATGCTTTATCACTTGTTCGAATATTTAGACCGGAACTACGATTTGGTAGGGACGGGACTTTTCAGATACATCACTTTCCGATCGGGCGCGGCAATCATCTTATCATTGATTATTTCCATGGCCATCGGTAAGCGGATCATCAGTTCTTTGACACGCTTGCAAATAGGAGAATCTGTCCGAAACCTCGGATTAGCCGGGGAAAAGACCAAAGCAGGCACTCCGACCATGGGTGGGATTATTATCATCCTTTCCATCGTCATCCCAACCTTGCTGCTGGCAAGGCTGGACAATATTTACATCATCTTGCTTTTGGTCTCCACCCTGTGGATGGCAACGATTGGCTTTATCGATGATTACATCAAGGTATTCCGCAAAGATAAAGCGGGATTAAAGGGTGTCTTCAAGGTGTTGGGTCAAATCGGCCTTGGGATTATCGTTGCAGCCACGATGCTTTGGCACAAGGACATCACCGTACGGATGCCGGCCGAACAGGTCAACGGTAAATACAAAGTGGTTGAACAGTTCACGGATCCGGAAGACGGCGTCCAGGTGGCAAATGTAAAGACCACCCTTACCAATGTCCCGTTTCTGAAAGGCAATCAACTGGACTACCAAGTTTTTGTACGGTGGTTTGCCGGTGATAATGCGAAGAATTGGGCCTGGCTGATATTTATCCCGTTCGTCATTTTTGTGGTTACGGCAGTTTCAAACGGTGCAAACCTGACCGACGGCCTCGATGGCCTGGCCACCGGAGTATCGGCCATCATCGGGGCGACCCTGGGTATTCTGGCTTATGTGTCCGGTAACAAACTAATCGCAGACTATCTGAATATCTTTTATCTGCCGAACAGCCAGGAGATCGTCATCTTTTCTGCCAGTTTTTTAGGGGCATGCGTCGGGTTTTTATGGCACAATGCTTATCCGGCACGGGTTTTCATGGGTGACACGGGAAGCCTTACTCTGGGAGGGATTATCGCAGCCATGGCCATTCTGCTGCGCAAGGAATTGCTGATACCGATCCTTTGTGGAATCTTTCTGGTTGAGAATTTATCGGTTGTATTACAAGTCTCCTATTTCAAGTATACCAAACGTAAGTATGGTGAGGGAAGGCGGTTGTTTCGCATGGCGCCACTCCATCACCATTACCAGAAAGGAGGGATGCCTGAATCAAGGATCGTCATTCATTTCTGGATTGTGGCCATCATGTTGGCCGTCATCACATTGATAACATTAAAAGTACGCTAATAGTATGCAGGAAGGACTCGGAACAATGTTGTACCATCGGTTAAAGGGGGACCGCGCGATCTGGCTGATCGTAGCGCTGCTAACCGTTTTGTCCTTACTAGCCGTTTACAGTGCAACAGGTAGCTGGGCTTATGTGAAGAAGGGAGGTAACACCGAATATTTCCTGGTGAAGCAATTCACACTGATCGCGTCGGGATTGTTCCTGATGTGGGTATGTTACCGGATTCATTACACCAGGTATTCCCGGCTGGCTCCCGTATTGCTGGTTTTTGCCATCGGCATGTTGCTGTACACGCAACTTTTTGGGATCGAGATCAACCAGGCGAAACGATGGATCGGAATTCCGTTCACATCGATAACCTTTCAGACCTCGGACTTCGCAAAGCTGGCGCTCATCATTTTTGTAGCACGGAGCATTGCCAAAAAGCAGGATAAGATCAAGGACTTCAATGGAGCATTTTTGCCCATCATCCTTCCGATTGTACTGGTATGCGGATTGATCGCGCCTTCGGACTTGTCCACAGCCATCCTGCTGTTTGCGACCAGTTTTATGATGATGTTCATTGGAAGGATCGATATGAAATACCTGGTCTTCCTGGTGATGATGGGGATGGTCGCTTTTGGGTTGCTATTCCTGGTGGGTAAGTTATTCCTTCCGGATGCGATCCGGGTGGATACCTGGGAAGTACGGGTGAAGGATTTTATGGAGAATAAAGAAGGCAGCCACCAGATCCAGCAAGCCAAGATCGCCATTGCCAATGGCGAGTGGTTCGGCAAAGGCCCGGGCCAGAGCACTCAGCGCAATTTTCTTCCGGCTGCATTTTCCGATTGCATCTATGCGGTCATTTGTGAAGAATATGGTTTGATCGGCGGATTTGTGGTCTTGATCCTGTACCTGTGGTTGTTGTTCAGGACCATTGCGATCGTGACCAAGTCGCCCAAAACGTTCGGAGCCATGCTGGCAGTAGGACTGGGCATGAATATCGTGATCCAGGCATTTGCCAATCTGGCGGTATCGGTGCATTTGGTGCCGGTTACGGGATTGACACTGCCTTTGGTCTCCTGGGGTGGCACTTCCATCCTGTTTACCAGCATGACCATCGGGATCATATTGAGTGTGAGTAAGTACATCGAGCAACAGGATAAATCCGCACCGGTGGAAGCGGCATGATGAAAGTGATCATCAGTGGTGGAGGCACCGGCGGACATATTTTCCCTGCTATAGCGATAGCAGATGCATTGAAAGACAAAGATCCATTGACCGAGATCCTGTTTGTAGGAGCTGAAGGAAAGATGGAGATGGAGCGGGTCCCGAAAGCGGGATATCCGATCGCTGGACTTCCCATCCGGGGATTACAGCGAAAATTGACATGGCAAAATGCTTTGGTTCCCTTCCGGGTACTGAAGAGCTTGTGGAAAGCGGCGGGTTTGTTGAGGACATTTCGCCCCGATGTAGCCATAGGCGTAGGCGGGTATGCCAGTGGACCTTTATTGTACGCGGCAGCGAAACGGAAAATACCGTGCCTGATCCAGGAACAAAATTCCTATGCAGGTATCACCAACCGCCTCCTGGCCAAAAGGGTAAATACCGTCTGTGTGGCTTATCCCGGGATGCAGGCATACTTTCCGTCAGAGAAGATCGTGGAAACCGGCAATCCGGTCCGTGCCGACCTGGAGATGATTGATGCTAAACGGGAGGAAGGCTATACGCATT harbors:
- a CDS encoding UDP-N-acetylmuramoyl-L-alanyl-D-glutamate--2,6-diaminopimelate ligase, which produces MKRLREILPNTVISVVGNTDREIRKIVLDSRQAGAGSLFVAMPGTRVDGHEFIATAIQAGAQAIVCQRLPEKPEDNVTYIQVENVPQTLGHINQKFFDNPSRKTNLVGVTGTNGKTTIATLLYQLFIRLGYKAGLISTIEIRVGERKEEASHTTPDNITLNQLLAKMVDEGCDYVFMEVSSHALEQQRVAGLHYVGAIFTNLTHDHLDYHGTFKVYLTAKKKLFDALEKDAFALINIDDKHGTVMVQNTRARILKYSLLRPADIKGKIIQNSIEGLQLQINRRNVFTRLTGRYNASNLLAVYGAAIELGQGVDEVLTAISALNPARGRFEVVLDPSHGKTAVVDYAHTPDALEKVLQAMREVRQPGGKIITVVGCGGNRDKAKRPVMAKVSAMLSDQVVLTSDNPRDEDPDAILADMWAGLEEGTRQGIFRITDRHEAIRIAWQLAQAGDIVLVAGKGHETYQEIKGKRYPFDDKAEIQALISQA
- a CDS encoding phospho-N-acetylmuramoyl-pentapeptide-transferase; its protein translation is MLYHLFEYLDRNYDLVGTGLFRYITFRSGAAIILSLIISMAIGKRIISSLTRLQIGESVRNLGLAGEKTKAGTPTMGGIIIILSIVIPTLLLARLDNIYIILLLVSTLWMATIGFIDDYIKVFRKDKAGLKGVFKVLGQIGLGIIVAATMLWHKDITVRMPAEQVNGKYKVVEQFTDPEDGVQVANVKTTLTNVPFLKGNQLDYQVFVRWFAGDNAKNWAWLIFIPFVIFVVTAVSNGANLTDGLDGLATGVSAIIGATLGILAYVSGNKLIADYLNIFYLPNSQEIVIFSASFLGACVGFLWHNAYPARVFMGDTGSLTLGGIIAAMAILLRKELLIPILCGIFLVENLSVVLQVSYFKYTKRKYGEGRRLFRMAPLHHHYQKGGMPESRIVIHFWIVAIMLAVITLITLKVR
- a CDS encoding FtsW/RodA/SpoVE family cell cycle protein; translation: MLYHRLKGDRAIWLIVALLTVLSLLAVYSATGSWAYVKKGGNTEYFLVKQFTLIASGLFLMWVCYRIHYTRYSRLAPVLLVFAIGMLLYTQLFGIEINQAKRWIGIPFTSITFQTSDFAKLALIIFVARSIAKKQDKIKDFNGAFLPIILPIVLVCGLIAPSDLSTAILLFATSFMMMFIGRIDMKYLVFLVMMGMVAFGLLFLVGKLFLPDAIRVDTWEVRVKDFMENKEGSHQIQQAKIAIANGEWFGKGPGQSTQRNFLPAAFSDCIYAVICEEYGLIGGFVVLILYLWLLFRTIAIVTKSPKTFGAMLAVGLGMNIVIQAFANLAVSVHLVPVTGLTLPLVSWGGTSILFTSMTIGIILSVSKYIEQQDKSAPVEAA